TGCCGTCCGCCCCCTTCTGCAAGGCCAGATCGCCGAGTACGAACAGGTTCGGGTGCCCGGCGATCGAGCAGTCTGGCCCGACGGCGACGCGCCCGGACCGGTCGACCTCAATGCCGCCGCCGATCGCGTCGGCCAGGAACTTCCCGAGCGGCGACGCCTTGACCCCGGCGGCCCACACGACCGTCTGGGTTTCGATTTGTCGTTTCTCCTTCGTCGTCGACATGCAGACGGTGACGGCGTCCGGCGAAATCGCCTCGACGTGGCAGTTGTTCCAGACCTCGACCCCGATCGTGGCCAGCATTTCGGCAGCTTTCTTTTGCAGCTTTTCGTGGAACGTCGGGATGACGTGCGGGTGCCCTTCGACCAGGAGTACCCGAGCGGTCGCCGGGTCGATCACCCGGAAGTCGTGGCGGAGTGTGTAGCGGGCGAGTTCGCTGATGGTGCCGGCCATCTCCACCCCGGTCGGGCCACCGCCGACCACCACGAAGGTGAGCAGTCGCTTGCGGACCGCCGGGTCCGGTTCGCGCTCGGCACGCTCGAATGCGGACAGCACGCGGCGGCGGATCTCGGTCGCGTCTTCGAGCGTCTTCAAGCCGGGTGCGAGCGGCGCCCACTCGTCCTTGCCGAAGTAGTGGTAGGTCGAGCCGGTCGCCACCACGAGGGTGTCGAACGGGATCGCGGCCCCGTCCTTGGTCAACACTTTCTTGCCCGCGACGTCGAACCCGGTCACTTCGGCCATCAGCACGCGGGCGTTGTTTTGGTAATTAAAGATGGTCCGGAGCGGCGCGGCGATGTTGGCCGGGGACAGGCCGCCGGTCGCGACCTGATAAAGCAGCGGTTGGAAGAGGTGGAAGTTGCGGCGGTCGATCAGTGTCACTTTGACCGGCGTGCTGCGAAGAGCCTGGGCGCAATAGAGCCCGCCGAATCCCCCGCCCACGACGACGACCTGGTGTTCGGAATGTGTGCCGGTCGTGTTCTCGGTCATGTCTCGGGTTCCCGGTGAGTGAAGGCGGCGGGTGACGAACCGCCCGCTGATTGGGCCATTCTACGAACGTGTGTCCGTTGTTACCGCCCCCAGTTCTGTGCCGTGGTCGGCGTAGGGCGCGCTATTGCGTGCCGTCTCTCCGGGGGGAAAAGCGGCACGCAATAACGTGCCTTACGCCGAGCCTTGTCCCGATTGCGTGCCGTTCCGGAGAAGGGCCATGACGGCGAAATACCAGAGGATTACGGCCGGGGTGAGCCAGATCGGGTCGTGCAAATACACGACGACTGCCGCGTATTGGAAAATGACAAGATGCCCGGCGATGGCCGCCAGCAGCGGGATTGCCCGACCGGCTCGGGCCGCCCGGGCAAACACCGCCGTGACGGGCACGAGCAGCACGACGAGGTCGAAGATCCACCCGCCG
The DNA window shown above is from Fimbriiglobus ruber and carries:
- a CDS encoding NAD(P)/FAD-dependent oxidoreductase, with amino-acid sequence MTENTTGTHSEHQVVVVGGGFGGLYCAQALRSTPVKVTLIDRRNFHLFQPLLYQVATGGLSPANIAAPLRTIFNYQNNARVLMAEVTGFDVAGKKVLTKDGAAIPFDTLVVATGSTYHYFGKDEWAPLAPGLKTLEDATEIRRRVLSAFERAEREPDPAVRKRLLTFVVVGGGPTGVEMAGTISELARYTLRHDFRVIDPATARVLLVEGHPHVIPTFHEKLQKKAAEMLATIGVEVWNNCHVEAISPDAVTVCMSTTKEKRQIETQTVVWAAGVKASPLGKFLADAIGGGIEVDRSGRVAVGPDCSIAGHPNLFVLGDLALQKGADGKPLPGLAPVAMQQGRYAADVIRRRVKGESAPGPFHYWDKGTMATIGRSRAVAEAGPFRFSGLLAWLAWLFIHIMYLAQFSNRVLVLLQWIWNYMSRNRSALLITNERPAQGFDQGVKPAAK